One genomic region from Pseudomonas hormoni encodes:
- a CDS encoding carbonic anhydrase — translation MKALIEGFIKFQKEVFPQRTDLFKYLATTQTPETLFITCSDSRVIPEMLTQQEPGELFVIRNAGNIVPSYGPQPGGVTATVEYAVAVLGVSDIVICGHSDCGAMTAVSSGKPLNHLPAVAAWMSYAESAKVINSTRTFTSDKDRICSMVRENVIAQLSNLRTHPSVRLALEQKKLNLHGWVYDIESGSIEALDGTTNKFVSLVDFPETKA, via the coding sequence ATGAAAGCGCTCATCGAAGGTTTCATCAAATTCCAGAAAGAAGTATTTCCACAAAGAACGGATCTTTTTAAATATCTCGCTACCACGCAAACCCCTGAAACGTTATTCATTACGTGTTCTGATAGCCGAGTTATCCCAGAAATGCTCACGCAGCAGGAACCAGGTGAGCTGTTCGTAATACGCAATGCGGGAAATATTGTTCCCTCCTACGGGCCGCAGCCAGGTGGTGTGACAGCCACCGTCGAATATGCCGTTGCGGTGCTCGGAGTGTCCGACATCGTTATTTGTGGGCATTCAGACTGCGGGGCAATGACCGCGGTTTCGAGTGGAAAACCCCTCAACCATTTACCAGCTGTTGCTGCTTGGATGAGCTATGCAGAATCCGCAAAAGTGATCAATTCCACTCGTACATTTACATCCGACAAAGATCGCATTTGTTCAATGGTCCGCGAAAATGTCATCGCTCAACTCTCCAACTTACGAACACACCCCAGTGTAAGACTTGCCTTGGAGCAAAAAAAGCTAAATCTGCATGGCTGGGTTTACGACATCGAATCTGGATCAATCGAGGCACTTGATGGCACAACCAATAAATTTGTGTCACTAGTGGACTTCCCAGAAACCAAAGCCTAA
- the cynS gene encoding cyanase encodes MTQSHAYKDTSLELTAKILDAKARKKLSFEDMAEGTGLGLAYVTAALLGQHALPEAAAKVIGEKLDLDADAVARLQIIPLRGSLNGVPTDPTVYRFYEMIQIYGTTLKALVHEQFGDGIISAINFKLNMKKVEDPEGGHRAVITLDGKFLPLRPF; translated from the coding sequence ATGACACAGTCCCACGCTTACAAAGACACCAGCCTCGAACTGACCGCCAAAATCCTGGACGCTAAAGCTCGCAAAAAGCTGTCTTTTGAAGATATGGCAGAAGGCACTGGCCTCGGCCTGGCATACGTCACCGCAGCTCTGCTCGGTCAACACGCGCTTCCTGAAGCCGCAGCCAAAGTGATCGGCGAAAAACTCGACCTGGATGCCGACGCGGTAGCTCGCCTGCAAATCATCCCACTGCGCGGCAGTCTCAATGGCGTTCCGACGGACCCAACAGTTTATCGCTTCTACGAAATGATCCAGATCTATGGCACGACCCTTAAAGCCCTGGTTCACGAACAATTCGGCGACGGCATCATCAGCGCGATCAACTTCAAGCTGAATATGAAGAAAGTTGAAGATCCAGAAGGTGGTCATCGTGCAGTAATCACGCTCGACGGTAAGTTCCTGCCACTGCGTCCTTTCTAA
- a CDS encoding LysR family transcriptional regulator has translation MTSDMLSNIELFIRVAEAASFSEAARRMGISSAAVSKNIARLETKLGTRLFQRSTRSLTLTEAGEAFFQKVAGSLDTIQSAISELGESRELPAGRLRVNLAPSFAYDYILPLLKTFKQRYPNVVPDWHLEIRRVDLIRDGFDVAIGGGIELSPEVVARELAKLHLVAVASPEWLEGKVSPVMPEDLQGQEGIVARSTDTGRLRSWTLRNAAKETFDLDLKATVIMNDPEALCSCARMGLGVALVPLERAWPWLQRGELIRLLPDWYVDLGSISVYYPARKALPAKTRVFIDFLVEHFQGKISDQFSATSELNT, from the coding sequence ATGACTTCAGATATGCTTAGCAATATTGAACTGTTTATACGCGTCGCTGAAGCCGCCAGCTTCTCCGAAGCCGCTAGGCGTATGGGCATCTCTTCCGCGGCAGTCAGTAAAAATATCGCTCGTCTGGAAACGAAGCTGGGCACACGGTTATTCCAGCGCAGCACCCGAAGTCTGACCCTTACAGAAGCAGGTGAAGCGTTTTTCCAAAAGGTCGCTGGAAGCCTCGATACCATTCAGTCAGCCATATCAGAACTCGGTGAGTCACGGGAACTACCTGCTGGTCGATTGCGCGTCAATTTGGCCCCGTCTTTCGCATACGATTACATCCTGCCCCTCCTGAAAACTTTCAAACAGCGTTACCCCAACGTTGTGCCCGATTGGCACCTGGAGATAAGACGCGTTGATTTGATTCGTGATGGTTTCGATGTAGCTATAGGTGGCGGTATTGAACTGTCGCCTGAGGTTGTAGCTAGGGAACTGGCCAAGCTTCATTTAGTCGCCGTCGCATCTCCAGAATGGCTGGAAGGAAAGGTTTCGCCCGTCATGCCAGAAGATTTGCAGGGGCAGGAAGGTATCGTCGCCCGCTCTACGGATACAGGTCGGCTACGCTCGTGGACGCTACGTAATGCTGCGAAAGAGACCTTTGACTTAGACCTCAAAGCTACCGTGATCATGAATGATCCAGAGGCGCTGTGCAGTTGCGCTCGGATGGGCTTAGGTGTCGCCTTGGTGCCTCTCGAACGCGCTTGGCCCTGGTTGCAGCGAGGCGAGCTAATTCGACTGCTACCGGATTGGTACGTGGATTTAGGATCGATCTCCGTGTACTACCCTGCAAGAAAAGCACTACCTGCCAAAACCCGAGTATTCATAGATTTTCTCGTAGAGCATTTCCAAGGAAAAATCAGTGATCAATTCAGCGCTACCAGCGAATTGAACACGTGA
- a CDS encoding DUF1348 family protein, whose protein sequence is MSESETRPPLPPFDRESATLKVRLAEDGWNSRNAEKVSLAYTPSTKWRNRVDFAANRAEAAAFLTRKWNKELEYRLIKELWAFTDNRIAVRYAYEWHDDSGNWYRSYGNENWEFADDGLMAHRFACVNDMPIKESERNFRWPLGRRPDDHPSLSALGF, encoded by the coding sequence ATGTCTGAATCGGAAACCCGCCCACCGCTGCCGCCGTTTGATCGTGAGTCTGCAACCCTTAAAGTTCGTCTTGCAGAGGATGGCTGGAATAGCCGTAACGCGGAGAAAGTGTCGCTGGCATACACCCCAAGCACGAAATGGCGTAATAGAGTGGACTTTGCAGCAAACCGGGCGGAAGCAGCTGCATTCCTGACTCGAAAATGGAACAAGGAGCTGGAGTATCGGCTCATCAAAGAGTTATGGGCTTTTACTGATAACCGCATCGCGGTGCGGTACGCCTATGAATGGCACGACGATTCAGGAAATTGGTACCGCTCATATGGAAATGAAAACTGGGAGTTCGCAGACGATGGACTTATGGCTCATCGTTTTGCCTGCGTAAATGACATGCCAATCAAAGAGTCTGAGCGAAATTTTCGATGGCCATTAGGTAGGCGGCCAGACGACCACCCAAGTCTTTCCGCTTTAGGCTTTTGA
- a CDS encoding carbonic anhydrase produces MKALIEGFLKFQNEVFPERTDLFKHLATTQHPGTLFITCSDSRVVPELLTQQEPGELFVIRNAGNIVPSYSPHPGGVSATVEYAVAVLGVTDIVICGHSDCGAMTAVAKCKCMDHLPAVAGWLQHSESAKVINESRSHADDAAKVSSMVRENVIAQLANIQTHPSVRLAQEKGLLNLHGWVYDIETGSIDALDADNRTFNSLVNHPSTCAVHARALAVA; encoded by the coding sequence ATGAAGGCACTAATTGAAGGCTTTTTGAAATTTCAAAATGAAGTGTTTCCAGAACGGACTGACCTGTTCAAACACTTAGCAACCACGCAACACCCCGGAACGCTGTTTATCACTTGCTCCGACAGCCGCGTGGTGCCGGAGCTGCTAACCCAACAAGAACCCGGTGAACTGTTCGTGATCCGAAACGCGGGGAACATCGTGCCTTCCTACAGCCCCCATCCCGGCGGCGTGTCGGCCACGGTAGAATACGCCGTCGCCGTGCTGGGCGTGACCGATATCGTGATCTGCGGCCATTCGGACTGCGGCGCCATGACCGCCGTTGCCAAGTGTAAATGCATGGATCACCTGCCTGCGGTCGCAGGCTGGTTGCAGCATTCGGAATCGGCGAAAGTCATCAATGAGTCGCGGTCTCACGCCGATGATGCGGCTAAAGTCAGCTCGATGGTGCGTGAGAACGTCATTGCCCAACTGGCCAACATCCAGACCCATCCAAGTGTGCGTCTAGCGCAGGAAAAAGGCCTGCTCAATTTGCATGGCTGGGTGTACGACATCGAAACCGGCTCTATAGACGCTCTGGATGCAGACAACCGCACCTTCAATTCCTTGGTAAATCATCCATCTACCTGTGCTGTGCATGCGCGCGCTCTAGCAGTGGCGTGA
- a CDS encoding SLAC1 anion channel family protein, whose translation MSSEIRIPISPAETIQAYGTPTTATREGTLSYLPVAMFGAVMGLTGLSSAWKFADSLYGLPSWIASFFGGLAILAFILVGIGYSIKAATGLKAVKAEFQHPIAGNLFGTLFISLILIPNPVSVYSLSVARWIWAIGTLGMILFAWVIISRWLGEQQQTEHATPAWIIPMVGLINIPIAVPTLEIHGQNELLMFSLAIGFFFAMPLFTLIMSRLIFEKPLIPSLQPSLMILIAPFAVGFSAYVNVVGEIDRFATALYMLTIFLLSVMIGRLRYLAIICPFRLSWWSVSFPLASASVCTLRYAEYSPNLFTHSVAIVLLVGVTLLLLAMFVKTIANILKGNLKLLIG comes from the coding sequence TTGAGTAGTGAAATCCGCATCCCAATTTCGCCAGCCGAAACTATTCAGGCTTACGGCACACCTACGACAGCAACTCGGGAGGGTACGCTGAGTTATTTGCCAGTGGCGATGTTCGGCGCGGTAATGGGGCTGACCGGTTTATCGTCAGCTTGGAAATTCGCAGACAGCCTCTATGGCTTGCCATCCTGGATAGCTAGTTTTTTCGGAGGTTTGGCGATCCTGGCTTTCATCCTTGTGGGAATAGGATATTCGATCAAGGCAGCTACGGGGTTGAAAGCTGTCAAGGCCGAATTCCAACATCCCATCGCTGGCAACCTGTTTGGAACATTATTCATCAGTCTCATCCTGATTCCGAACCCGGTCTCCGTTTACAGCTTATCCGTAGCGCGGTGGATATGGGCAATCGGAACGCTGGGCATGATCCTTTTTGCCTGGGTGATCATTTCTCGCTGGCTCGGAGAGCAACAGCAGACAGAGCACGCTACTCCAGCCTGGATCATTCCCATGGTCGGGTTGATAAACATACCCATAGCAGTACCCACCTTAGAGATACACGGTCAGAACGAATTATTGATGTTCTCGCTTGCCATTGGGTTCTTCTTCGCTATGCCATTGTTCACTTTGATCATGTCGAGATTGATATTTGAAAAGCCTCTAATCCCTTCGCTTCAGCCTTCCCTGATGATTTTAATTGCACCTTTCGCCGTTGGTTTTTCAGCTTACGTAAATGTTGTTGGAGAAATAGATCGGTTTGCTACTGCCCTTTATATGCTGACTATTTTTTTACTATCTGTGATGATTGGTCGCCTACGTTATTTGGCGATCATCTGCCCTTTTCGCCTGTCTTGGTGGTCCGTGAGTTTTCCTCTCGCCTCCGCTTCAGTGTGCACACTGCGCTACGCAGAATACTCCCCCAATCTCTTTACACATTCGGTGGCAATTGTATTGTTGGTAGGCGTGACATTGCTTCTGCTCGCAATGTTTGTAAAGACCATCGCGAACATTTTGAAAGGTAATTTGAAGCTACTTATTGGTTAA
- a CDS encoding SDR family oxidoreductase, translated as MGKILVTGSTGRLGSAVLRSLAQKVPASSLVALARNARRTRSLTSMGIEVRYGDYADYKSLVAAFTGVDKIYLVSADVFSDRLSLHKNVIDAARRAGVRHVIYTSIQRLDQDQSPIQGLTDSDIATEALLKLSGLDYTIVWHPLYADELPTFIGDDATNKDFSAPAGQGRIALTSSDELAEAGAVLLSQEGHENRAYLLNSGQAWSFQEIAQTLSHLTGKAISYHLISAETFIAAREAEGWPPIISDFVAGWFSAIEKGAFNETSSTLEELLGRKPKGLEAILKGAFDL; from the coding sequence ATGGGGAAAATTCTGGTCACGGGCTCGACAGGAAGGCTCGGCAGTGCGGTATTGCGATCGTTGGCGCAAAAGGTTCCAGCTTCAAGTCTCGTGGCATTGGCCAGGAATGCTCGCAGGACACGATCTCTGACCTCGATGGGGATTGAGGTTCGTTACGGCGACTACGCTGACTACAAATCTCTTGTGGCTGCTTTTACTGGTGTGGATAAGATTTATCTGGTCTCCGCAGATGTGTTCAGCGACCGTTTAAGCCTCCATAAAAACGTAATTGATGCCGCGCGTAGAGCCGGAGTCCGTCATGTGATCTATACGAGTATCCAGCGTTTAGACCAGGACCAATCACCAATCCAAGGCCTTACCGATAGCGACATCGCGACGGAGGCTCTTTTGAAGCTTTCGGGTCTGGACTACACAATCGTCTGGCATCCGCTTTATGCAGATGAGCTGCCGACTTTCATTGGCGATGATGCAACCAATAAAGATTTCAGTGCGCCCGCCGGGCAGGGGCGCATTGCACTGACAAGCAGTGATGAGCTAGCTGAAGCAGGGGCTGTCTTGCTCAGCCAAGAGGGTCATGAAAATCGTGCTTATTTATTGAACAGCGGGCAGGCTTGGTCCTTCCAAGAAATCGCTCAAACCTTGTCGCATCTAACGGGAAAGGCTATTTCTTATCATTTAATCTCTGCCGAAACGTTCATTGCTGCTAGAGAAGCAGAAGGTTGGCCACCTATAATTTCAGACTTCGTCGCCGGGTGGTTTTCTGCCATTGAGAAGGGCGCTTTTAACGAAACAAGCAGCACGCTTGAAGAGCTTTTAGGGCGGAAACCAAAAGGCTTGGAGGCCATCCTCAAAGGCGCGTTCGATCTCTAG
- a CDS encoding DUF2790 domain-containing protein, with amino-acid sequence MKNILLLALSLTASFSAFAQDVATTTDVVHYKYGMHLDIAKVIHITEAAPICAPTPVQMTYQDSQGQTHTLEYSIIGGGCTN; translated from the coding sequence ATGAAAAATATTCTGCTTCTCGCATTATCGCTGACAGCCTCTTTTTCGGCATTTGCACAAGATGTAGCCACCACGACAGACGTCGTACATTATAAATATGGTATGCATTTGGATATTGCCAAAGTAATCCACATTACCGAAGCGGCACCTATATGCGCCCCGACACCAGTACAAATGACGTACCAAGACTCTCAAGGGCAAACGCATACGTTGGAATACAGCATCATAGGTGGCGGCTGCACCAATTAA